The Deltaproteobacteria bacterium genome segment ACGTGATGCCGGGGACGAAGAACCTGCGTCTTGTCCACATGACGCCGGGGGGGAAGCAGAGCGAGGAAGAGTTCGACATGGTGGTTCTCTCCCTGGGTCTCGAACCCGGCGCGTCGCTTGCGGAACAGGCGAAAGCCCTGGGAGTTGCGCTCAACCGCTGGGGCTTCGCGCAGACCGGAGAGCTTGCGCCGCTGGATACGACACGTCCCGGCGTCTTCGTCGGCGGCGCTTTCCAGGAGCCCAAGGACATACCCGACACCGTCATGCAGGCGAGCGCCGCGGCCTCCCGGGCCATGTCGCTGCTGGCCCCGGCACGCGGCACGCTGGTGCGGAAGAAGAGCTATCCGCCGCAGCGCGACGTCACCGACGAGCCGCCGCGGATCGGCGTGTTCGTATGCCATTGCGGAAGCAACATCGCCTCGGTCGTCGACGTGGAGGCGGTCGTGCAACGGGCGGGGGAATTGCCGCACGTGGTGCTTGCCGAGCACAACGTCTACGCCTGCGCGTCGAACAACCAGGACCTGATCAAGGAAAAGATCGCGGCAAACGGCCTTAACCGGCTCGTCATCGCCTCGTGCACCCCGCGTACCCATGAACCGATATTCCGCGACACCATGCGGGACGCGGGGCTTAACCCGTATCTATTCGAGATGGCCAATATCCGCGACCAGTGTTCATGGGTGCACTCGGCAACCCCTGAGAAGGCAACAGCCAAGGCGGTCGACCTTGTGAGGATGGCCGTGGGGCGCGCGGCGAGGCTCTTGCCGCTGAACCAGGAGACGGTACCGGTAAGCAGCGGCGCCCTGGTCGTCGGAGGCGGAATCGCAGGCATGACCGCGGCGCTTGCTCTTGCCGAGCAGGGGTTCCGCGTTCACCTTGTGGAAAAAGCCTCCCGGCTCGGCGGCACAGTCCGTGAGATCCACCGCACGATCGGACGGGACGACGTCCAGGCGTTCCTCGACAGGACGATCCAGCGCGTGAAAGCCGGCAGGCTGATCACGGTCCATCGTTCCGCCTCCGTCGTCAAGGTGGAAGGGAACGTGGGAAGCTTCACCTCCCGGATTTTCGCGAACGGACAGAATATCGATATCCGGCACGGTGTGGTGGTGGTAGCCACCGGGGCTACGGAGAAGAAACCGGAAACCTATGGCTACGGCAGGTGCGACAGGGTGCTGACGCAGCTGGAGCTGTCGGGCCGGCTTGAACGGGGAGAGATCGACCTATCCCCCGGCTCCACGGTGGCCATGATCCAGTGCGTCGAGCAGCGAAGCGGGGAGCGGCCTTACTGCAGCCGGGTCTGCTGCGCCACCGCGGTCAAGAATGCCCTTCTCCTGAAGGAGAAGTTCCCGGATGCGCGGATCGTGGTCCTTTACCGCGACATGCGGACCTACGGATTCCGGGAGGCGGCATACCGCGAAGCGAGGGAGAAGGGGGTCCTGTTCGTCCGGTACGAGCCCGAGCGGATGCCCGAGCTGACGAACGGCGGGAAGCTCGATCTGCGTGTCTTCGAGCCGACCCTTGGGCGCGATCTCCGGATCGAGCCCGACCTGGTCATCCTGGCCGCCCCGATGGAGCCGCGCGCGGACAGGAAAGAGCTCTCCGAGCTGCTTCGGGTGCCGCTGAACGCCGACGGGTTCTTTCTGGAAGCCCACATGAAACTGCGGCCGGTCGATTTCGCGAGCGAAGGCATCTTCCTCTGCGGCACGGCACATTCTCCGAAATTCATCGGCGAGACCGTATCCCAGGCGAACGCGGTGGCGGCGCGGGCGGCGACTATCCTTTCGCACAAGCGGATGCCGGTGAGCGGGCAGATCTCGTACGTCGATCCGGACAAGTGCGTCGGGTGCATGACATGCGTCCATCTTTGCCCCTACATGGCGCCGCGGATCGGGGCCGACAACAAGGCCGAAGTGCAGGGAGTGGTTTGCATGGGATGCGGAAGTTGCGCCTCGGAGTGCCCCGCCAAGGCCATCACGCTGCGGCATTACGTGGACTTCCAGGTCCTGGCCGCGGTCAACAGCCTGCTCGGGGCTGACCCGGAAGAAAAGCCGGCGGTCCCGGCGTATCCGGACAGGGCGGGGATAGCGCCTCCGAAATGGCACAGGAGCTGAGAGCGCCGATGGCCGAAAAGGAACCCCTGATCCTCGCCTTCTGCTGCCACTACTGCGCGTATGCCGCGGCCGACCTGGCGGGCTCGATGCGCCTGCAGTACCCGGACAACGTGCGGGTCTTGAGGCTCCCCTGCACCGGGAAGGTGGAGGTGAATTACATAATGACCGCCTTCGAACGGGGAGTGGACGGTGTTATCGTGGCGGGTTGCCTGGAGGGCGGCTGCCACTACCTCGAAGGGAATTTGAGGGCGCGCCGCCGTGTCGAGCGGGCGAAAGGAATCCTGGCCGAGATCGGCCTGGAGCCGGAGCGGCTGGAAATGTTCAACCTGTCGTCGGCCGAGGGGATCAGGTTCGCGGAGATCGCGGCCGAAATGACCGCCCGGCTGAAGGGCCTGGGCCCGAGCCCGTTGCGCAACGAGGGAAGCGGCGCTGAAGAAGGCATACGGGAAATGACGCTTAAGGCGGAAAGCACACTGGCAGGAGAAAAGCATGATTGTCGCCGATCGTAAGGACATACGTGAAATACGGGAAATGATAAAGGACCATGAAAAGGTCCTTCTGGTGGGATGCGGCACCTGCGTCACCGTCTGCCTTGCCGGAGGGGAGCGCGAGGTGGGGATCCTCGGTTCCGCGCTTCGCATGTCCCTGAAGCTTGCGGGGCGGGGCGGGGTGACCGTCGACGAGTGCACCATCGAACGGCAGTGCGAAGACGCCTTCATCGACGCGCTGGCCGGGCAGGGATCGAAATACGACGCCATCGTGTCGTTCGGCTGCGGGGCGGGCGTCCAGGCGCTGGCCGGCCGCTTTCCGAAAACGGCCGTCTATCCCGGCCTGAACACCCAGTTCATCGGCATCCTGGAAGCGCAGGGGGTATGGGCGGAGAAGTGCGCCGGCTGCGGCGATTGCAGGCTCGGCGAATTCGCCGGCATCTGTCCGATCACCCGCTGCTCCAAGCGCATGTTCAACGGCCCGTGCGGCGGCTCCCGGGAAGGGAAGTGCGAGGTACGGGAGGAGAGGGACTGCGCCTGGCAGCTTATTTACGACCGCGCGAAGGAAACCGGCACGCTGGAGAAACTGGAGAAGATCGCCGCTCCGCACGACTGGTCGAAAGGTCAGGACGGCGGTCCGAGAAAGGTAATCCGCGAAGACCAGTGCATCGCGGGTCTCGGGCCGAAGGCATAAATTACCGAAATCCCCGGTCGGAGATCATCCCTATGTCTTCTTCGCGTCCAGCACTGCGCGCACCTTGCGCGCGAGGGCATCCGGCGAAAACGGCTTTTCGATGAAGGCGGTGCCGGGATCCAGGACGCCGCGGTGCACGATGGCGTTGTCGGTGTATCCCGACATGAACAGGACCTTCATATCCGGCCGGGAAAGCGCGATTTTCCGCGAGAGATCCGCTCCGCTCATCCCCGGCATCACCACGTCGCACAGCATGAGGTCGATCTTTCCTTCGTACCTGGCGGAAGTGCGCAAGGCTTCCTCCCCGTCGCCGGCGGCAAGGACGGTATAGCCGTTCATCACCAGGATCTCCAGCGCCAGCATCCGGACCGCCTCCTCGTCTTCCGCCAACAGGACCGTCTCCGTACCCTGTATCAGTTCCTTCGGTTCCGGGGCCGGTTCCGGAACGTCCGCCGTCTCCTCCACGCTCGGCAGGTAGGTCTTGAACGTCGTGCCGCGGCCGGGCTCGCTGTAGACCCATATATGGCCGCCGCTCTGCTTGACGATCCCGTAGACGGTCGACAGGCCGAGCCCCGTCCCCTTTCCCTTTTCCTTGGTGGTGAAGAAGGGTTCGAAAATCCGGGATAACGTTTCCTGGTCCATTCCGACGCCGGTATCGCTCACCGCGATCATCACGTAGGCGCCGGGATGCATTGTGGCGTGACCGCGCGCGTAAGCCTCGTCGATGTAGACATTGGCCGTTTCGATGGTCAGTTTCCCTCCCGTGGGCATGGCGTCCCGGGCGTTGACGGCCAGGTTCATGATCACCTGTCCGATCTGCCCGGGATCCGCCTTGGTCAGCCGGAGATCGGGGTCGAGGGAGGTGAAGAGGTCGATATCTTCACCGATCAGGCGTCGGAGCATCCGGTCGATGTCCCTGACGACCGCGTTCAGGTCGATGATTCTGGGTTGAAGGATCTGCCGGCGGCTGAATGCCAGCAGTTGCCGCGTCAACCCCGCGGCCCGACCGGCGACGTCACGGATCTCCTTTACATAGCCGTGCACCGGGTCGCCTTCGGCCGTCCTGGCGAAGGCGAGCTCGCTGTAGCCCGTAATCGCCGTCAGGAGGTTGTTGAAATCGTGCGCGACTCCGCCGGCAAGCCGCCCGACCGCTTCGATCTTCTGCGCCTGGCGGAGCTGCTCCTCCATCTTACGTTCTTCGGTTACGTCCCGTTTTACGGCCACGAAGTTCATCAGGCGGCCTGCGTCGTCCCGCACCGGGGAGATGATCGCATCTTCCTCGTACAGGCTTCCGTCTTTCCGCTTATTGATCAATCCGCCCGTCCAGACCTCCCCACGCTTGAGGGTTTCCCACAAATTCCTGTAGAACTCCTCGTCGTGCCTTCCGCTCTTGAGGATCCGCGGGTTGCTGCCGATGGCCTCCTGACGGCCGAACCCGGTGATCCGCTCAAAAGCCGGGTTGACGTATTGGATCGCCCCTTCGGTATCCGTGATGAATATGATCTCGGCGGTTTGTTCGACTGCAGCGGCAAGGCGTTGCAGGGCCTCTTCCGACCGCTTCCGCTGTTCGTATGCCAGGTCCAGGGCACGGCCTACGGCCGTCGCCACCCGCGACACGACGAATGCCGAGATGGCTGCGGATATCGTTGCCATCATCGCCGCAGCCAGCGCGTCGTTCGCGGAGAAATAATCCGGAACGATCCCGTGAAGCGCCTCCAGCGCAACGACCAGGAAGACCGTCAGGGGAACGAAGGCCCGCAACAATCTTGCCCGCGCGGATGGACCGACGAGGTACTTCAACGGTATGCAATCCGGTCCGGTGGCCGCGGCCACCCCTGTCCCCAGCGACACGAAACCGCAAGCGGTAAAAACCGCCACCGGAATGACTCCGCTGCCGTAGAGAAAAGGCGATCCGTACATGTATCCGAGGAGGAACGTCACTCCCGCCGCAGCGGCCAGGCTCCCCAGTACGCCTGCAAGATTCCCGGCGAACCTTATGCGGGCCTCGTTTCCTTCGCGAAGGAGAACAAGGAATATGCCGCACCCGATCATGGAAAACAGGACGCCCGTCGCCGGAGACATACGTGCTATGGGGACCCCGCCGATCATCTTTGGAACTGGATATATGAACGATTCCACCGGCAGTCGCACGCCGTTCCAGAGAGTAGTGAATGTGAGCAGACCGTAGACGGCGATCAGCCCGGAAACCGCCGACGCGAAAATCCTGCCTCCACCGCGCCAGGGCTTGATTGCGTGGACCGAAACGATCGCACCGAGCGATACCAGTGCGAAAGCGGTGAGAGGGGCGACGGGAATGTAGGCCGGGTGGGGGCTGGCAAGGAATTGCAGCCCGGGAATCCATCCGAGCAAGGCGATCAGACCGATTATGGAAGACGCGGCGCCGGACAGAAACGCTGCCCGACCGATGTGGCCGGAAACGAAATTCTCCGGAGAAAGAATAGAGCGCGATCCCACCCTCTGCCGCTCCCTGTTCTCCAGCGATTAAATTAGGGAAACTCCATGATATACATTTTAAACCGATTATTGAATTTTCGATGCAATATTAATTAATTTGTTTCCGAATTATATATTTTGGGTAAGCAGGATCGAATCGCTCCGACGCGAATTTAAAACCCATGATCATGATGTTGTCCAACGGTCTTCGAGGCAGGCGGCCTCATTCTTTTTTCCCGTTCCCGGCACCTCCCCCTGTCGGTAATTCATCTTAAAAAGGGAGAAGTATTTAGCGTCATGGGGATAATTTGGTTTTGAAGCTTTTTCTCATTGGAAAGGGGGCCGGAACATGGGCGTAGGAAGCGGTCGAAGTTTCGATTTCCTGCCGGTGAACGAGCGGGAAGGCAAACCCCGCAAGCGCGGCGTCACGGAGATGCGAGGCCCTTATTACGCGCCGGTAGGGAAACGGTACCTGCAGGACATCCTGGAAACCATGGGTTACTACATCGATATATTCAAATTCAGCGGAGGTTCCTTCAGTCTCATGCCGGAAAAGGCGGTCAGGGAGCTGATCGATACGTGTCACGAGCATGACGTACTGGTATCGACTGGCGGCTTCATCGAACGCGTGCTGACCCACGGCGGGGATGCGGTGGACCGTTACCTGGAGGAATGCAAAAGGCTGAAATTCGACGTCGTCGAGATTTCAAGCGGCTTCATTACGGTGCCCCAGGGCGATCTGCTCGGCCTGGTCCGAAAGGTCACGGACCTCGGCATGAAACCCAAGCCGGAAGTGGGGATACAGTTCGGCGCAGGGGGAGCCAGCTCGGTCGAAGAGCTCGAGGCGGAGGGCACATCGGACCCGTCGCAGGCGATCCGTGCCGCGAAGCAGTACCTGGATGCCGGCGCGCACCTGATCATGATCGAATCCGAGGGGATCACGGAAAACGTGAGGAAGTGGCGCACCGACGTGGTGGCCAAAATCGTTAACGAAATAGGTCTCGAGAAGGTGATGTTCGAAGCGGCCGACCCAGAGGTGTTCTCATGGTACATCAAGAACTTCGGGCCGGAGGTCAACCTGTTCGTCGACCACTCGCAGGTGGTGCAGCTCGAGTGCCTGCGCTCCGGAATCTGGGGGACGAAGAGCACGTGGGGCCGGGTAGTCACGTTCAAGGAAAAAGGCCGCGCCGCCGCACCTTCAAAGCCGAAGCTGGTCGCGCCCCCGGGAAAAAGCGGGAGGTGACGGAATGGCGCAGTTATCCTCCGCCGTAAGGGGCGGAGATGAAAGGGAACCGACCCGTTCCGAGCAGTTGGCATCCTTCGTCGAGCGCGCCGCCTGGGAGCACATCTCCACGGCGGCACGCGAGGCGTTGAAGATCCGCGTGCTCGATTCGCTCGGATGCGCGTTCGGAGCGATTTCCGGCCACCCGATCCGGCTCATCCGCGCCGAGGTCGAGGAGTTCGGCGGAAATCCCCTTTGCTCCCTGATCGGAGGAGGGTATTCCGCGCCCGACCGGGCGGCCTTCTTCAACGGCGCCCTTGTCCGTTACCTGGATTTCAACGACAGTTATCTCGCCAAGGGAGAGACGTGCCATCCGAGCGACAACGTGGGCGCGGTGCTTGCGGCGTCGGAGTATTCGCTGGCTTCCGGGCGGCAATTCCTTACCGCGCTGGCGGTCGCGTACCATGTGCAATGCCGCCTTTGCGACGTCGCCCCGGTGCGCGCGAGGGGTTTCGATCATACGACCCAGGGCGCCTTCGCGGCGGCGGCGGGAGTGGCGAAAGCGCTGGAGCTCGACGCGCCGAGGATCGCCAATGCCCTGGGCATTTCGGGCACGGCAAACAACGCGCTCCGGGTAACCCGTACGGGCGAGCTGTCCCACTGGAAAGGCCTTGCCTATCCGAACACGGCCGTCGACGCGCTTCGGGCGGCCTTCCTGTCGATGCGCGGGATTACGGGTCCCCGGGAAGTGTTCGAAGGGAACAAGGGGTGGTGCCAGACGATCTCGGGGGATTTCGAGATCGACTGGTCGAGGGAGAACCTGGAGAGGGTCACGCGCACGATACTGAAGAAATTCAACGCGGAAGTCCATTCCCAGTCGGCCATCGAGGGGATGATCGAGCTGATGCGGGAAACGGGGTTCCAGGGCAGGGAGATAGACCGGATCCGGATCGACATTTTCGACGTGGCGCACCTGATCATCGGCGGCGGTGCCGAAGGCGACAAGACTGTCGTCCGCACCAAGGAAGAAGCCGATCACAGCCTGCCGTACATGGTGTCCGCAGCCGCGCTCGACGGGCAGGTTATGCCCGAGCAGTACGAGCCCGAGCGGATAACGAGGGGCGATATCCAGTCGCTGCTGCGCCGCGTCACGGTCGTTCCGGACCCCGGCTTCTCCCGTCGTTTCCCCGACGAGCACGCCTGCCGGCTCACCGTCACGCTCAAGGACGGCCGGTCTTTGATAAAGGAAAAGTACGATTACGAGGGGTTCCACACTCGCCCGATGTCGTGGGCGAAGGCGGAGGAGAAGTTCCACCGGCTGGCGGAGAAGGCGGTAGACGTGTTCCGCCGGTCCGAGATCGTGGACGCGGTGCGCCGCCTGGACAACATTTCCGTCAGGAACCTTACTGCGCTCCTGGTTTGACCGGATGAGATTTGCGGACTGACGATCGGCGCCGCGCCTGCGGGGGTCAGTGTTTCAGCCTGCCACGGCCCATCGCGGCCGCGGAAAAGAACCCGCCGGCGCGGGGAAAGGATCAGTTCCGCCGCCCGGTTTTTTCCTTTGCCGACAATACCCCGCGAAAATCTTTAAGCGTTGAGGGACGCTTCCTTTTTTTACCACCAGGTATCGGAGTGAAATCCGCCAACCCGAGAATATTCTTTGCTCCTTTCACCCGTTCACGGAACTTGTAATCGGCGGTAATCAGCATCTTTCTCTCGTTTTGGGCCAGTGCAAGAAAACATGCGTCGTAGACGGTGACATTGAACGAGTATGCAAGTTTCACGGCGTTTGTCGCCAAATCCGCCGAAATGTTGCGGACGTCGAATTCCAATTGGAACACCGCTTCCACCGCTTCGTTTACCTCTTCGGAGGATAGCCCGGGATTGAATCGCAAAGCATTGGAGAGTTCGTAGAAGAGAAGGTCGGGAATCGTTATGGAATAATCTCCTTCCAGAATCCCGCGCCGAAGATCTTGCGCGTTTTCCAGGTCCGATTCGTTCCGATCACTGAACCACTTGCAGACTACCGAAGTGTCGAGGACGTATCCCGTCATTTCGAGGCGTCCCGCCATTTCCTCACTTCCGAGACTCCATCCCATGCGCCGGATTTCTTTTTCAGCCGATCCATGGCCTCGAAGGCGGCTTCTCTTCGTGCCCTCCGCCGGAGTTCTTCCGCCTTGCGGCGCCTCTCCTCGATGACCTTTTCCGCCGCTTCCCGAAGAATCAAGCTGCGGCTCTTCCTTTCCTGCTTCGCGATAACGTCGATCTCCTCCAGGATGTCCTCGGAAAAAATGACATTGATCCTCACCATTGCTACACCTCCCCATTACATACTGCATATACATCATTGCGCATTCCGGGCGATACATCAAGTTTGTTGACTACAAGCGCCCATAACGATTTCGGTTTCAAAAATGCGCTACATCGGCGGCATGCCGGAGGAAGGTGTCCTTGAGATGTGGAACCGGTTCTTCGCAAACCAGCGGTAAAAGGCGCTGGAGAGAAGGCCGGCGCCCGGCAGGCGGAACAGGGCTGCGACCAAACGATAGCGCCGAATCCGCCGCAGGATTTCAGGGATTGCCCGTTCCCCGACAAGGATATTACCGCCGGGAAGGACCAGGTGCATCGCCTGCAAGCAGGCCAACCGTTCGATCTGCGGAAACCGTTTCGCAAGATCGTCCGAATGGCAGGAGAGGAACTCGAACGCGTCCGGGTCCGAGCGGGAAGCGATCCACTCCGCCGTCTTCCGGCAGAATGCGCAATCCCCGTCGTAAATGAGAACAGCTTTTCCGGGACGCTCCATAGTTCCAGTATCGTCCCTTGGCCCGTATTCCGCACCGGGCCCCGAGCGTCTTCGGTGGATGCTCCGATCTAACAGATACGCGGTAACTGTTCTCCCACCGGGTAATCGACGGCGCGTAATCCCCCGATGACGGTCTTCATGAAAACGCCGGGAGAGCCTTTAACTACCTCTCCGATCACCGCTGCGTTCAGTCCGTATTGGGTCTTCCGAAGCGAATCCACGATCGGTTCCGCAGCGCTTCCATCCACGATCAGGAGCGCTTTTCCCTCGTTGGCGAGGTAGATCGGGTCGAAACCCAGTATTTCGCAGATGCCGCGAACCTCATCCGCCACCGGCAGCCTGCTTTCGTCGAGGACGATCCGGACTCGGGACGATTCCGCCATCTCGTTCAGGGAAACGCCCACGCCGCCCCGGGTCGGGTCCCGCATGAACCGCACGGATCCCCCGAAGGAGGAAAGAATATCAAGCAGCATCGAGGAGAGCGGAGCCACGTCCGACAGGACCTTCGCGGCGATCTC includes the following:
- a CDS encoding FAD-dependent oxidoreductase produces the protein MPDPGRITIVVDGRTAEVPRSATVLDAARQAGISIPTLCHAKGLSPYGACRVCVVEIESPRGGRLVASCAYPVEEGLVVRTDTGLVRSSRRTVLELLLAQAPQSAELAAFASGLGVESTPLERTETGKCILCGLCVRVCNDLMGRGAISLFGRGPGRNVRTAYSEPTDQCQACGACAFVCPTGAIDLATITSRRPRPHKTNHDQHLTARPCIDLAHPQAAPRVPFIDRDACVHFRTGECGLCSTVCQAGAVDYDQAEETLELKVGGVVLTPGFEAFDATRRGEFGFGFAPNVLTNVQFERMLSASGPTRGHLVRPSDGTAPKRLAFIQCVGSRDAGCDNDYCSSVCCMAATKEAILAREHEPGLEVTVFFLDLRAFGKDFDRYYERARKQLGVRYVRSFISRTYVMPGTKNLRLVHMTPGGKQSEEEFDMVVLSLGLEPGASLAEQAKALGVALNRWGFAQTGELAPLDTTRPGVFVGGAFQEPKDIPDTVMQASAAASRAMSLLAPARGTLVRKKSYPPQRDVTDEPPRIGVFVCHCGSNIASVVDVEAVVQRAGELPHVVLAEHNVYACASNNQDLIKEKIAANGLNRLVIASCTPRTHEPIFRDTMRDAGLNPYLFEMANIRDQCSWVHSATPEKATAKAVDLVRMAVGRAARLLPLNQETVPVSSGALVVGGGIAGMTAALALAEQGFRVHLVEKASRLGGTVREIHRTIGRDDVQAFLDRTIQRVKAGRLITVHRSASVVKVEGNVGSFTSRIFANGQNIDIRHGVVVVATGATEKKPETYGYGRCDRVLTQLELSGRLERGEIDLSPGSTVAMIQCVEQRSGERPYCSRVCCATAVKNALLLKEKFPDARIVVLYRDMRTYGFREAAYREAREKGVLFVRYEPERMPELTNGGKLDLRVFEPTLGRDLRIEPDLVILAAPMEPRADRKELSELLRVPLNADGFFLEAHMKLRPVDFASEGIFLCGTAHSPKFIGETVSQANAVAARAATILSHKRMPVSGQISYVDPDKCVGCMTCVHLCPYMAPRIGADNKAEVQGVVCMGCGSCASECPAKAITLRHYVDFQVLAAVNSLLGADPEEKPAVPAYPDRAGIAPPKWHRS
- a CDS encoding hydrogenase iron-sulfur subunit, producing MAEKEPLILAFCCHYCAYAAADLAGSMRLQYPDNVRVLRLPCTGKVEVNYIMTAFERGVDGVIVAGCLEGGCHYLEGNLRARRRVERAKGILAEIGLEPERLEMFNLSSAEGIRFAEIAAEMTARLKGLGPSPLRNEGSGAEEGIREMTLKAESTLAGEKHDCRRS
- a CDS encoding methylenetetrahydrofolate reductase C-terminal domain-containing protein gives rise to the protein MIVADRKDIREIREMIKDHEKVLLVGCGTCVTVCLAGGEREVGILGSALRMSLKLAGRGGVTVDECTIERQCEDAFIDALAGQGSKYDAIVSFGCGAGVQALAGRFPKTAVYPGLNTQFIGILEAQGVWAEKCAGCGDCRLGEFAGICPITRCSKRMFNGPCGGSREGKCEVREERDCAWQLIYDRAKETGTLEKLEKIAAPHDWSKGQDGGPRKVIREDQCIAGLGPKA
- a CDS encoding PAS domain S-box protein; protein product: MGSRSILSPENFVSGHIGRAAFLSGAASSIIGLIALLGWIPGLQFLASPHPAYIPVAPLTAFALVSLGAIVSVHAIKPWRGGGRIFASAVSGLIAVYGLLTFTTLWNGVRLPVESFIYPVPKMIGGVPIARMSPATGVLFSMIGCGIFLVLLREGNEARIRFAGNLAGVLGSLAAAAGVTFLLGYMYGSPFLYGSGVIPVAVFTACGFVSLGTGVAAATGPDCIPLKYLVGPSARARLLRAFVPLTVFLVVALEALHGIVPDYFSANDALAAAMMATISAAISAFVVSRVATAVGRALDLAYEQRKRSEEALQRLAAAVEQTAEIIFITDTEGAIQYVNPAFERITGFGRQEAIGSNPRILKSGRHDEEFYRNLWETLKRGEVWTGGLINKRKDGSLYEEDAIISPVRDDAGRLMNFVAVKRDVTEERKMEEQLRQAQKIEAVGRLAGGVAHDFNNLLTAITGYSELAFARTAEGDPVHGYVKEIRDVAGRAAGLTRQLLAFSRRQILQPRIIDLNAVVRDIDRMLRRLIGEDIDLFTSLDPDLRLTKADPGQIGQVIMNLAVNARDAMPTGGKLTIETANVYIDEAYARGHATMHPGAYVMIAVSDTGVGMDQETLSRIFEPFFTTKEKGKGTGLGLSTVYGIVKQSGGHIWVYSEPGRGTTFKTYLPSVEETADVPEPAPEPKELIQGTETVLLAEDEEAVRMLALEILVMNGYTVLAAGDGEEALRTSARYEGKIDLMLCDVVMPGMSGADLSRKIALSRPDMKVLFMSGYTDNAIVHRGVLDPGTAFIEKPFSPDALARKVRAVLDAKKT
- a CDS encoding phosphosulfolactate synthase, whose protein sequence is MGVGSGRSFDFLPVNEREGKPRKRGVTEMRGPYYAPVGKRYLQDILETMGYYIDIFKFSGGSFSLMPEKAVRELIDTCHEHDVLVSTGGFIERVLTHGGDAVDRYLEECKRLKFDVVEISSGFITVPQGDLLGLVRKVTDLGMKPKPEVGIQFGAGGASSVEELEAEGTSDPSQAIRAAKQYLDAGAHLIMIESEGITENVRKWRTDVVAKIVNEIGLEKVMFEAADPEVFSWYIKNFGPEVNLFVDHSQVVQLECLRSGIWGTKSTWGRVVTFKEKGRAAAPSKPKLVAPPGKSGR
- a CDS encoding MmgE/PrpD family protein; amino-acid sequence: MAQLSSAVRGGDEREPTRSEQLASFVERAAWEHISTAAREALKIRVLDSLGCAFGAISGHPIRLIRAEVEEFGGNPLCSLIGGGYSAPDRAAFFNGALVRYLDFNDSYLAKGETCHPSDNVGAVLAASEYSLASGRQFLTALAVAYHVQCRLCDVAPVRARGFDHTTQGAFAAAAGVAKALELDAPRIANALGISGTANNALRVTRTGELSHWKGLAYPNTAVDALRAAFLSMRGITGPREVFEGNKGWCQTISGDFEIDWSRENLERVTRTILKKFNAEVHSQSAIEGMIELMRETGFQGREIDRIRIDIFDVAHLIIGGGAEGDKTVVRTKEEADHSLPYMVSAAALDGQVMPEQYEPERITRGDIQSLLRRVTVVPDPGFSRRFPDEHACRLTVTLKDGRSLIKEKYDYEGFHTRPMSWAKAEEKFHRLAEKAVDVFRRSEIVDAVRRLDNISVRNLTALLV
- a CDS encoding type II toxin-antitoxin system VapC family toxin, producing the protein MAGRLEMTGYVLDTSVVCKWFSDRNESDLENAQDLRRGILEGDYSITIPDLLFYELSNALRFNPGLSSEEVNEAVEAVFQLEFDVRNISADLATNAVKLAYSFNVTVYDACFLALAQNERKMLITADYKFRERVKGAKNILGLADFTPIPGGKKRKRPSTLKDFRGVLSAKEKTGRRN
- a CDS encoding ribbon-helix-helix protein, CopG family → MVRINVIFSEDILEEIDVIAKQERKSRSLILREAAEKVIEERRRKAEELRRRARREAAFEAMDRLKKKSGAWDGVSEVRKWRDASK
- a CDS encoding DUF393 domain-containing protein, which gives rise to MERPGKAVLIYDGDCAFCRKTAEWIASRSDPDAFEFLSCHSDDLAKRFPQIERLACLQAMHLVLPGGNILVGERAIPEILRRIRRYRLVAALFRLPGAGLLSSAFYRWFAKNRFHISRTPSSGMPPM